A region of the Corynebacterium endometrii genome:
GAGGGCGGGATCATCGGTGCGGAGGCCGCGGGAGACGTCGGAAAGAACGGAGGACGCGAGGTGCAACACCTTGGAAATCTCGGACCGCCCCGCCGCCAGCGCGGACGAGGGAATCAGCGCGATAGTGCCCAACCCCACCGTGGTACCGATGATGGCGTCAATCACGCGGTCATAGGCGCCGTGGCCCTCCGGCGGCATGATGGTGGCGATCAGAATGCAGCCGATGACCACCTGATTCGCGACCAAGACCGAGCGCGAGGCGAAGGACGCGATCAGCAACCCCACCGCCACGAACAGCGAAATCTGCCACGCGCCCGAGCCCACCAGCTGCACCAACGTGGTGCCCACCGCCACGCCGGTGATCACCCCCACGGACAGCTCGAACGCGCGCGATAGGCGGTCACCGCCGGACAGGCCCAGGATGATGACCACGGTCATCGGCGCGAAGAACGGCTGGTGGTGGCCGAAGAACTGGTCCGCCACCATGTAGGCCAGGCCCGCGCCAATCGTGGACTGCACGATGAACAACAGGCGCTTGCGCACCCTATTCCAGCGAGTATGCAGGGAATTGTCCACGCCCCGGAGGACCTCGCGGGTGGTTAATCTGCGTTCAGCCATGCCCACCAGTCTAGGGCAAAAGAAAAAACGGCCACCACACCGTCAACGGGTGCAGCGGCCGCGGAAGCCTTTACGGGCTTACTTGGTTACGGAGGTACCAACGGAGTGCAGATCCTGGCATGCCTCAACAACGCGGGCGGCCATGCCCTCCTCAGCCTTCTTCAGGTAGGAGCGTGGATCGTAGGTCTTCTTGTTGCCTACCTCGCCGTCAATCTTCAGCACACCGTCGAAGTTAGAGAACATGTGGCCGGCGACCGGGCGGGTGAACGCGTACTGGGTATCGGTGTCAACGTTCATCTTGATGACGCCGTAACGCAGGGCCTCCTCGATCTTTTCCTTCTCGGAGCCGGAACCGCCGTGGAAGACGAAGTCAAACGGCTTTGCGCCCTCTTCGAGGCCAAGCTTGGCGATGGCGGCCTTCTGGCCCTCGAGCAGGACCTCCGGGCGCAGCTTCACGTTGCCTGGCTTGTACACGCCGTGAACGTTGCCGAAGGTGGCCGCCAGCAGGTAGCGGCCCTTCTCACCGGTGCCGATTGCGTCGATGGTCTTCTCAAAGTCCTCGGTGGAGGTGTACAGGTTCGCCCCGGCCTTGGCCTGAACGCCGTCCTCCTCGCCGCCAACAACGCCGATCTCGACCTCGAGGATGATGTTCGCGTTCTTAGCCTTTTCGAGCAGCTCCTGGGCGATGACCAGGTTCTCATCGATTGGAATGGCGGAGCCGTCCCACATGTGGGACTGGAA
Encoded here:
- the fbaA gene encoding class II fructose-bisphosphate aldolase; translated protein: MPIATPEVYNAMLDAAKEGGFAYPAINCTSSETINAALKGFADAESDGIIQFSTGGAEFGSGLNVKNKVAGATALAAFAHEAAKHYGINVALHTDHCQKEVLDEYVRPLIAISQERVDRGELPLFQSHMWDGSAIPIDENLVIAQELLEKAKNANIILEVEIGVVGGEEDGVQAKAGANLYTSTEDFEKTIDAIGTGEKGRYLLAATFGNVHGVYKPGNVKLRPEVLLEGQKAAIAKLGLEEGAKPFDFVFHGGSGSEKEKIEEALRYGVIKMNVDTDTQYAFTRPVAGHMFSNFDGVLKIDGEVGNKKTYDPRSYLKKAEEGMAARVVEACQDLHSVGTSVTK